A region of the Salvia splendens isolate huo1 chromosome 11, SspV2, whole genome shotgun sequence genome:
ATGTCATTTTGTTCGAACATAGTTCATCACCTAATTGCTGAGCTTGAATTCAACTCATGTGATATTCATACATTCGCACTCAAGCTTGTTTAAACTTGAGCTATAGACTACAGTTCAACTAGCGTGACGTGATATTTACCGTAGTTAAGCTCCTTAAAAGTTCGAGAAAGACTCAAATATAATTCAAAATGTTCCATGAGGCATCGACTTTAAGTTGAAGATTAAGTCGAATGTTCTTATTTTAGCAGTATCGGGAATTCTATAAAAAAATTGCAAACATGTTCAATTAGCAAGCTCACAAACATATGAATAAACGAATGTGAACATATCCAAAGGTTGATTGACCGAGCACCATTTATGCTCAAGTTTGAGCTCGAGTCGCATAGTATTGAATCGAGCACCAATGTAGGGTTCAGTCAATCGAACATATAGAATAGCTCTCGAGGCGCAGTTAGTTATACCCAATTATAGTTTTAAATTTactctatttatattttattactccTATAAAACGAGCTTGTAATATTATGTCGGACAAAATAGAATCCCCAAATCAAAATCCCGAAGCCGAACATCTACCGCCTTCAGCCACCAACGCCATGGCCGAAACCGAGCAATCGCCACCAAatgccaccgccaccgccaccgccgccgccgacaAATTCCCCAACGTTTCCTTCAGCATCTGGCCACCAACCGACCGCACGCGCGAGGCCGTGAAGAACCGCCTCATTGAAACCCTCTCTTCCCCCTCCATTCTCTCCAAGCGGTACGGCACCGTTTCGCGCGAAGAAGCGGTCGAAGCCGCCAAGCTTATCGAGCAGGAGGCCTTCGAGGTCGCCGGAAATGCGGTGTCCGCTGATGACGACGGGATCGTGATTTTGCAGGTCTATTCCAAGGAAATTAGCAAGCGGATGCTTGACACCGTGAAGGCCAGATCTGGAGACTCGGCAGCCGCTCCGGCCACCGACGAGCCGCATAAGGCAGAGGAGGAGGACGCGGGGTCATCCGCGCCGCCGCAGAGTGAGAAAACCGAGTCTGTTGCCGATGATGAGTAACTGAAATGTTATTTAAATTTCgctttaatttctattttttcgcTATTGATATATCATGCCGGTGTTTTGTTATGCTGAGATTGGGGATCTACTTGGTATATTATTACTGTTATGTAATGTGGATGCTTTGTTCTAAATATATATTAGTTATGTAGCTCTTAATTTGCCTCTTCATTTCACATGTTGTGCTTTTATTAAACTGGAATTTCGATATTTTTCTTGAAAATCGAAATCTTATTGAAATGTTGATGCTAATTGGTGATAATTTACAGTGTAATGGACTTCAACTTGGTAATTCTTAGTTTGAGAATCATTACATGTAGCTGTAAAGATTGCTCCATGGCATTAGCTTTGCAGTGAATGAGGTTCATATGGATGTGTAAATGGAGAGCCCTTGCTATCATGTCGAATCTTGATTATGCTTGATCTCTTGCTGGGCATTCAGTTAGGAGTGATATGCCTGTTTATCCAGTTGTTTGGATGGACTTGCTATTAGAACCATCCTTCCAAGCACTTCTTCTTGTTATATATTGTGATTGTAGTAGCTAGTCCAAATTGATTGTCACATTTGGTTTACACTTTACAGTGTAGGACGATAAAGGCCTTTGCTTTTGGTTGCAGTTGGTGTTTGAGTTGGCTTTAAGTTGGGTCGATAGTTAACTTTAAATGATGGATCCAAGGTTAGTGGGGTTTTGTCCAGGTAGATTAGCGGCTTGTATCCAGAAATTTCTTCCACATTTGAGACTTCACTTTAGCTTTGCTTTCTTAGCAAGACTACCTCTAATCAGCTTATCATAGGGAGCCATATCCTATTTTAGGATAGTGTCAGAGTTCCTAGGGACATAACTTAGGTGATTCAAAAGTTAGGTGGATTGATTTACAACATGCATTTGGACAATATGAAGTGGCATAGGAGAATGGGAAGCAGTGAATGTCGTTGTGGCTGTAAAGTCGAACATATCACCAAGGCACTGTGATCTCCTCCTATAACCCCCACACTTGGTTGATGGGATGGGTGTAGGAATTTAGTTGAATTTATTGTGTTGCTTCTGTAAAAGGTGAGACAGGTAGAAATGTGATTGCCTGGGGCCTTGGACAGCAGGGTTTAGGATAAATCACATGTAAGGcagcccccccccccctcctCCTGATGTTCTCATTTTATGAATCAGGTATTTGAATAAGTATTCTTCTGAGTTAGGCGTCCACGATAATCGATCTTCATTGTCATCTAGAATCTGAAATATATGTTGAAATAGCAGGACTTCTTTTGTTATAACTACTTGCCTCTTTCTTGACTTAGAGTTAGAAGGTTATTTTATGGCGGCCATCTTCAATTGAAGAGTGTTGTTACAATTTAGGGTGCAATTCAAGTTAAAATCGATTAATCTTTCAGTTAACTTTTTCTGAGGTACAATCTGCGGCCCCAATTACCCGACTGGAGGAGTTGTGCAACACCCTGTGTTCAATAGAACCGTTGTCTTAGCATAGCATATACGCATTATTGGCATGTTCATTTGGAAGTGTTCGTTTGAATTGGTACTGTGTGTGGATTTAAGTGTTGAAAAAACTTTGTTTCGATTAAAAATTTACAGGCTCATAGTTTTACCATCTtttgtactccttccgtcccatgttacttgcacttttcattttaggccgtaaatttgagattgattttaagtgtaatgagacataaCTTAATAAAGTGgctcttaacttaatctaacgtattaattaaatacattaattctaacttaaactagaAATAATGTAAGTAGTTTGAGACGAACCGAAATGgaatagtgcaagtaacatggaacggagggagtactagcaTCTTGTAGAGTGTGTGAGTGCCTtctagtttttcttttctttaccAAATCAAATGTCAAATTTGGCTGTCGAATGAACGAAAATACTCCACATATGAAGCTCTCTAACATTGCTACTGGCCTTTTGTAGATTTTCTTACACATCCtagatttttgatatatactcATATTTGTACAAGAAAGTCGTTCTTCATCTAATGTCATAACTAATTCACTCAAATCTTTAGTCCATATCCAATATTCATATCTTATCTCTTTGAAAATTTTCCCATTTTCAAAATAACCATATAACACTTAAAAAAAGAGGATTAGTCTTTTATATTGGAGCAAGTTATAAACAAATTTACCATGAATCAATTCAACACCGGATAATTTTATTTACACTGTAAGGATATTGAGActataattaaatgaaatattGGACCGGATATTAGGATAAAAAGAATTGTGTTTAAAGATACTACCACAGGGCTCAGGCTGCACTATCTTTTAGTACATGATAAAAGTTCCAATAACATCTTAGTAAGAATTTTTCAGTAACTTATATTCTAAAATAATATTCTTGGAAAATCTGATTTTCTCTGAACTCCATAAAGACATGAAATGATGAAAAGACGATTCTTTCCATGCAACATCAACTAAAAATGGATTTAATCATTTTCCAGAATTTTGTGCAAGATATGATATCATCTATAAGACGAAATCTACAGTACATAAATTCAATAAACAATTATTCTAATTTCCCTGTATTCAATGTGGTTCCTTTAAAGTTCAAAGTCAAATCACTAATTCTATTATAACCAATAAAGGTGCTAATTGCAAAACCAACAAATCTAAAACTATCCCAGAACTAATTTAACCAtaataaatgaattaaaaatacCATTTCTCATTGGCTAACCAATCCAATTTACAGAGAACTGATACAAGTATATGCTATTCTACAAGATGATCTTAGAAAAATAATATCTGGTCTATTTTTAACCATATAAAAACATTTCTAATGGCCAGGGCCTTTCCTGCTTGGGCCTGAGGCCAAAATGATCATCAAACCTCTAATTGATATCACATTATCACTCATTCTTCTTGAATTTTCTGAAGAGAGTGCTGATGACGATgaagaagacgaagacgaagacGATGATGTTGTGTCAACAATGATTGGGTTTTTTGGTCCTTCCTTTCCGCCACCACTAGGTGAGGTGGAGACGGGCTGGAGGGTTCGACGACAGTCAGCCGGAGAAGACTGCAAGCTCATTATCAATAACACTGTTATGATAAGTATGGAATTCTTGAATATTGATGATCtactattttccattttttggGAGGAATGTATTGCTGATTTGTTGAGGTGGTTTGATGTGGTGAAGTGTGGAATGTGGAATGTATTTATAGGATGTTTTGAGATGGGAAGGTGAAGAACTTTTTTGGAGTGGGGCCTAATGCTGAAAACAAGGAATTTGACTAATTGGGAGATTATGTGTAACtctatcttcttctttttttcttttttctattaGGTAGAAAATTTAATTAAGACTTGTGGGAATGTTTTGGTTTGAATGAGCATTTTGACTTTGTTGTAGTATTTAAGATTTGGGTGTGTAGTGTGGGTAAGGTTTGTATATGTTGGAAGATATCTAGTAGTAGTATATCAATTTCAAAGATTTGATCATGTGTCACAATATGATGTAATAAAGGTATCACTGCAATTCAAATCACATGACTTTGGATCTTGTTGCAAATAAGTTCTGGTTTTTTGAAGTCTCACAGCCTTTCGATTTGTTAAATACGCATTCTTttgcattattttattattattattattattaataataattagaCAATTGTTCAACTTTGGAACTCATCCGATAGAGGGGATCCTGTCGCATGGGTTGTCTTCCTCTTTTTTTAATGACCTAAATTATTGGAAAGCTCGAACTATGTAGTGTCAACTCTCAACTCAATTACTCAGTCAGAACGAGGGTTATCTAGATAATGGACTACAATAGGTTTCATA
Encoded here:
- the LOC121753908 gene encoding MFP1 attachment factor 1-like, coding for MSDKIESPNQNPEAEHLPPSATNAMAETEQSPPNATATATAAADKFPNVSFSIWPPTDRTREAVKNRLIETLSSPSILSKRYGTVSREEAVEAAKLIEQEAFEVAGNAVSADDDGIVILQVYSKEISKRMLDTVKARSGDSAAAPATDEPHKAEEEDAGSSAPPQSEKTESVADDE